From the Ruania alkalisoli genome, one window contains:
- a CDS encoding glutamate-cysteine ligase family protein has product MGEDITTPSFSREHRQRYREKVRRCLDVFEEMLSTHHFEHAPSRTGLEIELNLVDSDHQPTMKNAEVLREIADPAFQTELGRYNIELNVPPAELPGDAVLELEEKLRQDLNHAEERASRHGAAIAMIGILPTLRPEHLTGDWMSPNPRYRALEDAVFAARREDLDLDISGAEPLRMTTGTIAPESACTSVQLHLQVSPTDFAAHWNAAQLLAGPQLALGANSPYLFGHQLWAETRTELFLQATDTRSPELRNQGVRPPVYFGDGWITSIFDLFEENVQYFPALLPECTDEDPEAELAAGRTPQLGELRLHNGTVYRWNRPIYDVVDGEPHLRVENRVLPAGPTVVDTLANAAFYYGALEMLAQDERPVWTRISFAAAHSNFTAGARDGVEAQFYWPGYGDVPWDELVLRHLLPLAAEGLARRGVAASVVDRYLPIIEARCKWRRNGAWWQTETVTALERSGLDRPAALAEMLRLYLTGMHANEPVHTWQIPD; this is encoded by the coding sequence ATGGGCGAGGACATCACCACACCGTCGTTCTCACGGGAGCACCGCCAGCGCTACCGGGAGAAGGTGCGCCGGTGCCTGGACGTCTTCGAGGAGATGCTCAGCACACATCACTTCGAACATGCTCCGTCCCGCACCGGACTGGAGATCGAGCTCAACCTGGTCGACTCCGACCACCAGCCGACGATGAAGAACGCGGAAGTCCTCCGCGAGATCGCCGACCCCGCGTTCCAGACCGAGCTCGGCCGGTACAACATCGAGCTGAACGTCCCACCCGCCGAGCTGCCCGGCGATGCCGTGCTCGAACTGGAGGAGAAGCTGCGCCAGGACCTCAACCACGCTGAGGAGCGCGCCAGCAGGCACGGGGCCGCGATCGCGATGATCGGGATCTTGCCCACCCTGCGGCCCGAGCACCTCACGGGCGACTGGATGAGTCCCAACCCCCGGTACCGAGCACTCGAGGACGCCGTCTTCGCCGCGCGCCGGGAGGATCTTGACCTCGACATCTCCGGCGCCGAACCCCTGCGCATGACCACCGGAACGATCGCGCCGGAATCGGCGTGCACCTCGGTCCAGCTGCACCTGCAGGTCTCCCCCACCGACTTCGCCGCGCACTGGAATGCTGCCCAGCTGCTTGCCGGTCCGCAGCTGGCACTGGGTGCGAACTCGCCCTATCTCTTCGGTCACCAGCTATGGGCCGAGACCCGGACCGAACTGTTCCTGCAGGCCACCGACACGCGTTCCCCGGAGCTGCGCAACCAGGGAGTGCGCCCGCCGGTCTACTTCGGCGACGGCTGGATCACCTCGATCTTCGACCTCTTCGAGGAGAACGTGCAGTACTTCCCGGCACTGCTTCCTGAGTGCACCGACGAGGATCCCGAGGCCGAGCTCGCTGCCGGTCGCACCCCGCAACTGGGCGAACTGCGGCTGCACAACGGCACCGTGTACCGCTGGAACCGCCCGATCTACGACGTCGTGGACGGCGAACCACACCTGCGCGTGGAGAACCGGGTGCTCCCGGCCGGGCCGACAGTGGTGGACACACTCGCCAACGCCGCCTTCTACTACGGGGCACTGGAGATGCTCGCGCAGGACGAGCGCCCGGTCTGGACCCGGATCTCCTTCGCCGCGGCGCACAGCAACTTCACGGCCGGGGCACGCGACGGCGTCGAAGCGCAGTTCTACTGGCCCGGCTACGGGGATGTGCCATGGGACGAGCTGGTGCTGCGCCATCTGCTGCCACTGGCGGCCGAGGGCCTGGCGCGACGGGGGGTCGCTGCGTCCGTGGTGGACCGATATCTGCCGATCATCGAGGCGCGATGCAAGTGGCGCCGCAACGGCGCCTGGTGGCAGACCGAGACGGTGACGGCCTTGGAGCGCAGCGGCCTGGACCGCCCGGCTGCACTCGCCGAGATGCTCCGGTTGTACCTGACCGGCATGCACGCGAACGAACCGGTGCATACCTGGCAGATCCCCGACTGA
- a CDS encoding GH1 family beta-glucosidase, which produces MTTFGPDFLWGSATAAYQVEGAASEGGRGPSIWDVFSRTPGKTLNGDTGDVAIDHYHRMREDVALMAELGLRAYRFSISWPRVQPGGRGPLNTTGVAFYSDLVDTLREYGITPVVTLYHWDLPAELQETGGWTDRETAYAFAEYARLMARELGDRVEMWTTLNEPWCTAFLGYASGVHAPGIADPVAALQAAHHLNLAHGLATSAIRGELGPGAKVAVTLNTHVNRPADPGNPGDVDAVRRVDAVGNRIFLDPMLRGTYPQDLIEDVAHLTDFSFVREGDTALIHQPVDVLGVNYYCTGIARAYAADSGGERETSTTHGDSAHSPWVGADDVELPPVPGPHTAMGWNIDPDGLVELLLRLDREYGVPLMVTENGAAFDDEVGGDGVVHDADRIGYLHGHIDAVRRARAAGADVRGYFVWSLFDNFEWAYGYERRFGIVRVDYDTQERTPKDSARWYAELVRTGVLPAAETPAPVM; this is translated from the coding sequence ATGACCACTTTCGGACCCGATTTCCTCTGGGGTTCGGCCACGGCCGCCTACCAGGTGGAAGGCGCCGCTTCCGAGGGCGGTCGAGGCCCCTCGATCTGGGACGTCTTCTCCCGCACCCCGGGAAAGACGCTCAACGGTGACACCGGTGATGTGGCGATCGACCACTACCACCGGATGCGTGAGGACGTCGCCCTGATGGCCGAGCTCGGCCTGCGGGCCTACCGCTTCTCGATCTCCTGGCCCCGCGTCCAGCCCGGTGGCCGCGGACCCCTCAACACCACCGGCGTCGCGTTCTACTCCGATCTCGTGGACACGCTCCGCGAGTACGGAATCACACCGGTGGTCACGCTGTACCACTGGGACCTGCCGGCCGAGCTGCAGGAGACCGGCGGCTGGACCGACCGCGAGACCGCCTACGCCTTCGCCGAGTACGCCCGCCTCATGGCCCGTGAGCTGGGCGACCGGGTGGAGATGTGGACCACGCTGAACGAACCCTGGTGCACCGCCTTCCTCGGCTACGCCTCGGGGGTGCACGCCCCGGGGATCGCCGACCCGGTCGCTGCCCTACAGGCCGCTCACCACCTGAACCTGGCGCACGGACTGGCCACCAGCGCCATCCGCGGCGAACTGGGTCCGGGTGCGAAAGTGGCGGTCACCCTCAACACCCACGTCAACCGCCCGGCGGATCCCGGTAACCCGGGTGACGTGGACGCCGTGAGGCGAGTGGACGCCGTCGGGAATCGGATCTTCCTCGACCCGATGCTGCGAGGGACGTACCCGCAGGACCTGATCGAAGACGTCGCCCACCTCACCGACTTCTCCTTCGTGCGTGAGGGCGACACGGCCCTCATCCACCAGCCGGTCGACGTGCTCGGGGTGAACTACTACTGCACGGGTATCGCCCGGGCATACGCTGCCGACTCGGGCGGCGAGCGGGAGACCTCCACGACGCACGGCGACTCCGCACACAGCCCGTGGGTCGGTGCGGACGATGTGGAGCTTCCGCCGGTGCCCGGGCCGCACACCGCGATGGGCTGGAACATCGATCCAGATGGGCTCGTGGAACTGTTGCTGCGGTTGGACCGTGAGTACGGGGTGCCGCTGATGGTCACCGAGAACGGAGCCGCCTTCGACGACGAGGTGGGCGGGGACGGGGTGGTGCATGACGCCGACCGCATCGGCTACCTGCACGGTCACATCGACGCCGTCCGGCGGGCGCGGGCGGCGGGTGCGGACGTGCGCGGGTACTTCGTGTGGTCGCTGTTCGACAACTTCGAGTGGGCCTACGGCTACGAGCGCCGGTTCGGGATCGTCCGGGTGGACTACGACACCCAGGAGCGCACCCCGAAAGACTCAGCCCGCTGGTACGCCGAGCTTGTGCGCACGGGGGTGCTGCCCGCTGCCGAGACCCCGGCTCCTGTGATGTGA